In one Candidatus Obscuribacterales bacterium genomic region, the following are encoded:
- the glyQ gene encoding glycine--tRNA ligase subunit alpha — MNFQTVIATLNQFWGDRGCLIVQPYDTEKGAGTKSPHTFLRAIGPEPWAVAYVEPCRRPSDGRYGENPNRVQHYYQYQVLIKPSPDNIQDVYLDSLKALGIKPEDHDIRFVEDNWEDAAVGAWGVGWEVWLDGMEVTQFTYFQQCGGLDCRPVSIEITYGLERLTMYLQNVDAIFNIQWNDQVTYGDVFLQAEIESSTYNFEASDPKTLFTLFGIYEQEAERLMEQGLVLPAYDQVLKCSHTFNLLDARGVISVTERTRYIARVRTLARKVAHLYLKQREAMGFPLLTEAAQPAIAPS, encoded by the coding sequence GTGAACTTTCAGACAGTTATTGCAACGCTGAATCAATTTTGGGGCGATCGCGGCTGTTTAATCGTGCAGCCCTACGATACAGAAAAGGGCGCGGGCACCAAGAGTCCCCATACATTTTTAAGAGCGATTGGCCCAGAACCTTGGGCCGTGGCCTATGTGGAGCCCTGCCGTCGGCCATCCGACGGTCGCTATGGCGAGAATCCTAATCGGGTTCAGCACTATTACCAGTACCAGGTGTTGATCAAGCCATCTCCAGACAATATTCAGGATGTGTACCTAGACTCGTTGAAAGCCCTAGGCATTAAACCGGAAGACCACGACATTCGCTTTGTGGAAGACAACTGGGAAGATGCGGCCGTGGGCGCGTGGGGCGTTGGCTGGGAAGTATGGCTGGATGGCATGGAAGTCACCCAGTTCACCTATTTCCAGCAGTGCGGGGGACTTGACTGCCGGCCGGTGTCTATTGAAATCACCTACGGGCTAGAGCGGCTGACCATGTACTTACAAAACGTGGATGCCATCTTCAACATCCAGTGGAATGACCAAGTCACCTACGGCGATGTGTTTTTGCAGGCAGAAATAGAAAGCTCTACCTATAACTTTGAAGCGTCGGATCCCAAGACCCTGTTTACCCTGTTTGGCATTTACGAACAGGAAGCAGAAAGGCTGATGGAGCAGGGCCTGGTATTGCCAGCCTACGACCAAGTTTTGAAATGCTCCCACACCTTCAACTTGCTGGATGCCCGAGGGGTGATTTCCGTCACCGAGCGTACACGCTACATTGCCCGCGTGCGCACCTTAGCCAGGAAGGTTGCCCATCTTTAT